The following proteins come from a genomic window of Desulfonatronum sp. SC1:
- the zupT gene encoding zinc transporter ZupT has protein sequence MEENLLLAFALTTFAGLSTGFGSFLAFFVKRENKLFLATALGFSAGVMIYISFVEMLPESMELLEPVYGEHGAAWLMTAGFFAGIFFIGIIDRLVPEYENPHHVRSADEITSPPDRSKQKLHRMGIFTALAIAIHNFPEGMVTFFATLHDPALGVAIAVAVALHNIPEGIAVAVPIYYATGSRMKAFWLSLLSGLAEPLGAVIGYLILRPFFSDTVFGLIFAGVAGIMVFISIDELFPAAKEYDQGHAPVYALIVGMGVMALSLLLLM, from the coding sequence ATGGAGGAGAATCTTTTACTGGCCTTTGCCCTGACCACCTTTGCCGGGCTGTCCACCGGGTTCGGCAGTTTCTTGGCCTTTTTCGTCAAACGGGAGAACAAGCTCTTTCTGGCCACGGCCCTGGGCTTTTCCGCCGGGGTGATGATCTACATCTCCTTCGTGGAAATGCTTCCGGAGTCCATGGAACTGTTGGAACCGGTTTACGGCGAGCACGGGGCGGCCTGGCTGATGACCGCGGGGTTCTTCGCCGGGATTTTCTTCATCGGGATCATCGACCGTCTGGTCCCGGAATACGAAAATCCGCACCATGTCCGCTCCGCGGATGAAATCACCTCCCCGCCGGACCGCTCCAAGCAGAAGCTGCACCGGATGGGAATTTTCACGGCCCTGGCCATTGCCATCCACAATTTTCCCGAAGGCATGGTCACGTTTTTCGCCACCCTGCACGATCCGGCCCTGGGAGTGGCCATTGCCGTGGCCGTGGCCCTGCACAACATCCCCGAAGGCATCGCAGTGGCCGTGCCCATCTACTATGCCACGGGCAGCCGGATGAAGGCCTTCTGGCTCTCCCTGCTCTCCGGGCTGGCCGAGCCGCTGGGCGCGGTGATCGGCTATCTGATCCTGCGTCCGTTCTTCTCGGACACCGTGTTCGGGCTGATATTCGCCGGGGTGGCCGGGATCATGGTCTTTATCTCCATCGACGAGTTGTTCCCGGCGGCCAAGGAATACGACCAGGGCCACGCCCCGGTGTACGCCCTGATCGTCGGCATGGGGGTGATG